A region from the Enoplosus armatus isolate fEnoArm2 chromosome 24, fEnoArm2.hap1, whole genome shotgun sequence genome encodes:
- the scn1lab gene encoding sodium channel, voltage-gated, type I like, alpha b isoform X1, which produces MAQLLVPPGPDSFRPFAPESLAAIERRIAEEEARRPRAERRNDSDDENGPKPNSDLEAGKSLPFIYGDIPPHLVSTPLEDMDPYYSNQKTFIVLNRGKAIFRFHAAPALYILSSFNPLRRIAIRVLVHSMFSMLIMFTILTNCAFMTLSNPPEWAKNVEYTFTGIYTFESLIKILARGFCVGKFTFLRDPWNWLDFSVILMAYVTEFVDLGNVSALRTFRVLRALKTISVIPGLKTIVGALIQSVKKLSDVMILTVFCLSVFALIGLQLFMGNLRQKCVRMPIGSNATNSSNITASDTMFLIDTLQEINTTFVPNATESSFNWTEYINDESNYYYLPGRRDALLCGNGSGAGLCPEGFICMKAGRNPDYGYTSFDTFSWAFLSLFRLMTQDFWENLYQQTLRAAGKPYMIFFVLVIFLGSFYLVNLILAVVAMAYDEQNQATIEEAQQKEEEFQAMLEQLKRQQEEAQVAAAAATESGEYSGRGGPTSESSSGTSKLSSKSAKERRNRRKKRKQREEEEERGAHDKFHKSESEDSIKRSSFRFSIDANRLSYEKRCSSPNQSLLSIRGSLFSPRRNSRASLFSFRGRARDMGSENDFADDEHSTFEESDSRRGSLFLPRRLERRCSGTTTDTELKKRRSGFHQPSMDYLDEPGGRQRAMSVASILTNTMEELEESRQKCPPCWYRFANTGLIWDCCPAWLKIKEVVSTLVMDPFVDLAITICIVLNTLFMAMEHYPMTKQFDNVLSVGNLVFTGIFTAEMCFKIIALDPYYYFQEGWNIFDGIIVSLSLMELGLANVEGLSVLRSFRLLRVFKLAKSWPTLNMLIKIIGNSVGALGNLTLVLAIIVFIFAVVGMQLFGKSYKECVCKISDECQLPRWHMHDFFHSFLIVFRVLCGEWIETMWDCMEVAGQTMCLIVFMMVMVIGNLVVLNLFLALLLSSFSADNLAATDDDSEMNNLQIAVGRIQRGFAFVRRFLQSLCSGRGGKGSGLAEESKPLDELHSNGKGNCISNHTSVEITKDPSGVYMTEGNGRPGGGLVVGVGIGGDTTGKYPMEECDYMSFIHNPSLTVTVPIAVGESDFENLNTEDFSSDSSDVEGSKEKLDVEPKPLSSSEGSTVDIRPPGDGVDSVELEPEESLDPEACFTEGCVRRFQCCQINEEDNNYKSWWTLRKTCFIIVEHNWFESFIIFMILLSSGALAFEDIYIEQRRTIKTVLEYADKVFTYIFILEMLLKWVAYGFVKYFTNAWCWLDFLIVDVSLVSLVANALGYSELTAIKSLRTLRALRPLRALSRFEGMRVVVNALLGAIPSIMNVLLVCLIFWLIFSIMGVNLFAGKYYYCVNTTTDEIFPIDVVNNRTECLNLVNDSARWKNVKINFDNVGAGYLALLQVATFKGWMDIMYAAVDSRNVSDQPKYEVNLYMYLYFVIFIIFGSFFTLNLFIGVIIDNFNQQKKKFGGQDIFMTEEQKKYYNAMKKLGSKKPQKPIPRPTNTFQGCVFDCITKQAFDIVIMILICLNMVTMMVETDDQTEDMDKILYWINLVFIVLFTGECVLKMISLRHYYFTIGWNIFDFVVVILSIVGMFLSKVIEKYFVSPTLFRVIRLARIGRILRLIKGAKGIRTLLFALMMSLPALFNIGLLLFLVMFIYAIFGMSNFAYVKREAGIDDMFNFETFGNSMICLFQITTSGGWDGLLAPILNKREPDCDSQMEHPGNYYKGNCGNPSVGIFFFVSYIIICFLIVVNMYIAVILENFSVATEESAEPLSEDDFEMFYEVWERFDPDATQFMEYSKLSDFADALDPPLRMPKPNMIQLISMDLPMVSGERIHCLDILFAFTKRVLGEGGEMDVLRGQMEERFMASNPSKVSYEPITTTLRRKQEDMAAVIIQRAFRRYMICLAMKKASALYKEQLKEGIRDPDKDVMVISKFNENSTSDKTDMTPSTASPPSYNSVTKSDKDKYEKENREKENKGKDLKDRKK; this is translated from the exons ATGGCACAGCTGCTTGTACCGCCCGGACCTGACAGCTTCCGTCCCTTCGCCCCCGAGTCGCTGGCCGCCATCGAGAGGCGCATCGCCGAGGAGGAGGCCCGGAGACCGCGGGCGGAGCGCCGCAACGACAGCGACGATGAAAACGGGCCCAAGCCCAACAGTGACCTGGAGGCGGGGAAATCTCTCCCCTTCATCTATGGGGACATCCCTCCCCACCTGGTGTCCACCCCTCTGGAGGACATGGACCCCTACTACAGCAATCAGAAG acCTTCATAGTATTGAATCGCGGGAAGGCAATCTTCCGTTTCCACGCCGCTCCTGCCTTGTACATCTTAAGCTCCTTCAACCCTCTGAGGAGGATAGCTATTAGAGTTTTAGTACACTC GATGTTCAGCATGTTGATCATGTTCACCATCCTGACCAACTGTGCTTTCATGACCCTAAGTAATCCCCCAGAATGGGCCAAGAATGTAGA GTACACATTCACAGGGATTTACACCTTCGAGTCCCTTATAAAGATCCTGGCCAGGGGCTTCTGTGTGGGGAAGTTCACCTTCCTGCGGGACCCGTGGAACTGGCTGGATTTCAGTGTTATCCTCATGGC ATATGTCACAGAGTTTGTGGACCTGGGCAATGTCTCAGCACTGCGAACCTTCAGGGTTCTGCGAGCCCTGAAAACTATATCAGTCATCCCAG GCTTAAAGACCATCGTCGGCGCTCTGATCCAGTCGGTAAAAAAGCTGTCGGACGTCATGATCCTCACCGTGTTCTGCCTCAGCGTCTTCGCCCTCATCGGCCTGCAGCTCTTTATGGGCAACCTGAGGCAGAAGTGCGTGCGCATGCCCATTGGCAGCAACGccaccaacagcagcaacattacCGCCAGCGACACGATGTTTCTCATCGACACCCTGCAGGAGATCAACACCACGTTTGTGCCGAACGCCACAGAGAGCTCCTTCAACTGGACAGAGTACATCAATGATGAGA GTAATTACTATTACCTCCCTGGCCGTAGGGACGCTCTGCTCTGTGGAAATGGCAGTGGCGCTGG GCTCTGTCCAGAGGGCTTCATATGTATGAAAGCTGGTCGTAATCCAGACTACGGCTACACCAGCTTCGACACCTTCAGCTGGGCGTTCCTCTCCCTGTTCCGACTCATGACCCAGGACTTCTGGGAAAACCTCTACCAGCAG ACTTTGCGCGCGGCAGGCAAGCCCTACATGATCTTCTTCGTGCTGGTGATCTTCCTGGGCTCCTTTTACCTGGTCAACCTGATCTTGGCCGTGGTGGCCATGGCTTATGACGAGCAGAACCAGGCGACCATCGAGGAGGCccagcagaaggaggaggagttcCAGGCCATGCTGGAGCAGCTcaagagacagcaggaggaggcacAG GTTGCCGCGGCAGCAGCCACGGAGAGCGGAGAGTACAGCGGGAGAGGGGGCCCCACCTCCGAGTCCTCCTCGGGGACGTCTAAGCTCAGCTCGAAAAGTGCCAAGGAGCGGCGCAACAGGcggaagaagaggaagcagagggaggaggaggaggagaggggggccCACGACAAGTTCCACAAGTCTGAGTCCGAGGACAGCATCAAGAGATCCAGCTTCCGTTTCTCTATTGATGCCAACAGACTTTCTTATGAAAAGAGGTGCTCCTCACCCAACCAG TCTCTCCTCAGTATCCGAGGATCCCTCTTCTCACCTCGGAGGAACAGCCGCGCCAGCCTGTTCAGCTTCCGCGGCCGGGCACGCGACATGGGCTCTGAGAATGACTTTGCAGACGACGAGCACAGCACCTTCGAGGAGAGCGACAGCCGCCGGGGCTCCCTGTTCTTGCCGCGCCGCCTCGAGCGCCGCTGCAGC GGGACAACTACGGATACTGAGCTGAAGAAACGCCGGTCAGGTTTTCACCAGCCATCCATGGATTATTTAGATGAACCAGGGGGCAGGCAGAGAGCCATGAGTGTGGCCAGTATTCTCACCAACACCATGGAAG AACTTGAGGAGTCGAGACAGAAATGCCCCCCCTGCTGGTATAGATTCGCCAACACCGGTCTGATCTGGGATTGTTGCCCCGCGTGGCTGAAAATCAAGGAGGTTGTCAGCACATTGGTCATGGACCCATTTGTGGATCTGGCCATCACAATTTGCATCGTCCTCAACACCCTTTTCATGGCCATGGAGCATTACCCCATGACCAAACAATTCGATAACGTCCTCTCTGTGGGAAACCTG GTGTTCACAGGCATCTTCACAGCAGAGATGTGCTTCAAGATCATCGCCCTGGATCCCTACTACTACTTCCAGGAGGGTTGGAACATCTTCGACGGCATCATCGTTAGTCTGAGTCTGATGGAGCTCGGCTTGGCCAACGTAGAAGGCCTGTCTGTGCTCAGGTCCTTTAGATTG CTGAGGGTCTTCAAACTGGCCAAGTCCTGGCCCACTTTGAACATGCTGATCAAGATCATTGGCAACTCCGTGGGCGCTCTCGGGAACCTGACCCTGGTGCTGGCCATCATCGTCTTTATCTTCGCCGTGGTGGGCATGCAGCTGTTTGGCAAGAGCtacaaggagtgtgtgtgtaagatttCTGATGAGTGCCAGCTGCCCCGCTGGCACATGCACGATTTCTTCCACTCCTTCCTCATCGTGTTCCGGGTGCTGTGCGGAGAGTGGATAGAGACCATGTGGGACTGCATGGAGGTGGCTGGACAGACCATGTGCCTGATCGTCTTCATGATGGTCATGGTCATTGGAAACCTGGTG GTTCTAAACCTGTTCCTGGCTCTCCTTCTGAGCTCATTCAGCGCTGACAACCTGGCAGCAACCGACGACGACAGCGAGATGAACAACCTGCAGATCGCCGTGGGCCGGATCCAGCGGGGCTTCGCATTTGTGCGGCGGTTCCTCCAGAGCCTCTGCTCTGGCAGGGGCGGCAAGGGCTCTGGTCTGGCTGAGGAGAGCAAACCCTTGGATGAACTGCACAGCAATGGCAAGGGCAACTGCATCTCCAACCACACTTCAGTGGAGATCACCAAAGACCCCAGTGGGGTGTACATGACGGAGGGCAACGGACGGCCGGGAGGAGGGCTGGTCGTTGGGGTCGGTATTGGTGGGGACACTACAGGGAAGTACCCAATGGAGGAATGCGACTAcatgtcattcattcataacCCCAGCCTGACGGTCACGGTGCCCATCGCTGTGGGCGAGTCAGACTTTGAGAACCTAAACACAGAAGATTTCAGCAGTGACTCGTCAGATGTGGAGGGCAGCAAAGAG AAGCTTGATGTAGAGCCCAAGCCTCTGAGCTCATCAGAGGGGAGCACAGTCGATATTCGCCCCCCAGGAGATGGGGTGGATTCAGTGGAGCTAGAGCCAGAGGAGTCACTGGACCCGGAGGCCTGTTTcacagagg GCTGTGTGCGCAGGTTCCAGTGCTGCCAGATCAATGAGGAGGATAACAATTATAAGAGCTGGTGGACACTCAGGAAAACCTGCTTTATCATAGTGGAGCACAACTGGTTCGAATCCTTCATCATATTCATGATCCTGCTCAGCAGTGGAGCACTG GCGTTTGAGGACATTTACATTGAGCAGCGAAGGACCATCAAAACAGTGCTAGAGTATGCAGACAAGGTCTTCACTTACATCTTCATCCTGGAAATGCTGTTGAAGTGGGTGGCATACGGCTTTGTCAAGTACTTCACCAACGCCTGGTGCTGGCTCGACTTCCTCATTGTAGAC GTGTCCCTGGTCAGCCTCGTAGCCAATGCTCTGGGCTACTCTGAGCTTACCGCCATCAAATCTCTGAGGACGCTGCGAGCCCTCCGGCCCCTGAGGGCCCTGTCTCGGTTTGAGGGCATGAGG GTCGTGGTGAACGCGCTGCTGGGGGCCATCCCCTCCATCATGAACGTGCTGCTGGTCTGCCTCATCTTCTGGCTCATCTTCAGCATCATGGGCGTCAACCTGTTTGCAGGGAAGTACTACTACTGCGTCAACACCACCACGGACGAGATCTTCCCCATCGACGTCGTCAACAACAGGACCGAGTGCCTGAATTTGGTCAACGACAGCGCCCGCTGGAAGAACGTCAAAATCAACTTCGACAACGTCGGCGCCGGCTATTTGGCTCTGTTGCAAGTG GCAACATTTAAGGGTTGGATGGACATCATGTACGCAGCCGTGGACTCTCGAAATGTAAGT GACCAGCCCAAATACGAAGTGAACTTGTACATGTACCTCTActttgtcatcttcatcatcttcggCTCCTTCTTCACCCTCAACCTGTTCATCGGTGTCATCATCGACAACTTCAaccagcagaagaagaag TTTGGAGGTCAGGACATCTTCAtgacagaagaacagaagaaataCTACAATGCCATGAAGAAGCTGGGTtccaaaaaaccccaaaaacctATACCTCGGCCAACA AATACATTTCAAGGCTGCGTGTTTGACTGCATCACAAAGCAGGCCTTCGACATCGTGATCATGATCCTCATCTGCCTTAACATGGTGACCATGATGGTGGAGACAGACGACCAGACGGAGGACATGGACAAAATCCTCTACTGGATCAACCTGGTGTTCATCGTGCTCTTCACTGGGGAGTGTGTGCTTAAGATGATCTCTCTGCGTCACTATTACTTTACCATCGGTTGGAATATATTTGACTTTGTGGTGGTGATCCTGTCCATCGTAG GTATGTTTTTATCTAAAGTTATCGAGAAGTACTTTGTGTCCCCGACTCTGTTCCGAGTGATCCGTCTGGCCAGGATAGGACGCATCCTCCGCCTTATCAAAGGTGCCAAAGGCATCCGGACGCTTCTCTTTGCCTTGATGATGTCACTCCCCGCCCTGTTCAACAtcggcctcctcctcttcctggtcATGTTCATCTACGCCATCTTTGGCATGTCCAACTTTGCCTACGTCAAGCGAGAGGCAGGAATCGACGACATGTTCAATTTCGAGACCTTTGGGAACAGCATGATCTGTTTGTTTCAGATTACCACCTCAGGCGGGTGGGACGGCCTGCTGGCGCCCATACTGAACAAGAGGGAGCCGGACTGCGACAGCCAGATGGAGCACCCGGGCAACTATTACAAAGGCAACTGCGGCAACCCATCAGTGGGCATCTTCTTCTTCGTCAGCTACATCATCATCTGCTTCCTCATTGTGGTCAACATGTACATCGCCGTCATCCTGGAGAACTTCAGCGTggccacagaggagagcgcAGAGCCTCTGAGCGAGGATGACTTTGAGATGTTCTATGAGGTGTGGGAGCGCTTCGATCCTGACGCCACTCAGTTCATGGAGTACAGCAAGCTCTCTGACTTTGCGGATGCTCTAGATCCGCCGCTGCGCATGCCCAAGCCCAACATGATCCAGCTCATCTCCATGGACCTGCCAATGGTTAGTGGCGAGCGCATCCACTGCCTCGACATCCTGTTCGCCTTCACCAAGCGAGTGTTGGGCGAGGGCGGCGAGATGGATGTGTTACGCGGGCAGATGGAGGAGCGCTTCATGGCCTCTAACCCCTCCAAGGTGTCTTACGAGcccatcaccaccaccctccGCCGCAAACAGGAGGACATGGCGGCCGTGATCATCCAGAGAGCCTTCCGCCGCTACATGATCTGCCTGGCCATGAAGAAGGCCTCCGCCCTCTACaaggagcagctgaaggagggCATCCGCGACCCAGACAAGGATGTGATGGTCATCAGCAAGTTCAATGAGAACTCCACCTCGGACAAAACGGACATGACCCCCTCCACAGCCTCCCCGCCCTCCTACAACAGCGTGACGAAATCGGACAAGGACAAATAcgagaaagaaaacagggaaaaagaaaacaaagggaaagaCTTGAAAGACCGAAAGAAATAG